One genomic region from Chrysemys picta bellii isolate R12L10 chromosome 16, ASM1138683v2, whole genome shotgun sequence encodes:
- the MFRP gene encoding membrane frizzled-related protein isoform X1: MEGGQGPPDPEGRECIGGAILARSCQESPPAMKDFTEITLCPDRLEQSKTEFCNPIFEPESEGAGCAPPTPHQTEGENGTSAGSPWDGLAPPAGQPLWSRGGRKHRPDCTFSWLCVALMTALLLLLLALLLGIIISQLQSSRPAGPSSATASAHHNDAATTAPAGTAEPMATEPPREPPPTTTPEPSCGGTLQGPEGSLSSPRYPAPYPPNTLCIWRIQVEDGLAIQLKIESLSLEGTRWCLFDRVELYEELGAASGSPWGGTSRFCGDVAPPTINTNSNRLRVTFVSDNSVGALGFTAHYRAILPSDKSCAWDEFFCDQGLCLRLGLVCDGFHDCTDKSDEANCSSRHKECGGSLTSLEGQFSTPSHPQPYPHQQLCLWQIAVPVGHVIDLQFHNFSLESQEDCTFDFVEVHDSAGTDAPSLLGRFCGSQLPPVLTSSRHVMTVLFMADEGVAEDGFFATYRARNATEKTCSPSEFSCSNGECQARESVCDGWHDCPDGSDEFNCTSVSPPSFESSCQQIQVEMCLGLSYNTTSFPNIWLTIPDQQGAATMLRDYKVSPAQGAAGETALPSSGFVSWVGRKPSGKRAGWVENWLWVEGGGIGYIQGKCTHKWGSQPPTSVPQALWCSLPPSLPADPDGALLLPAPAPADLQPLRAQVHAGRGRPAALPRRVPDGGAALPAGPQPPQHPLAHQLQRPPRLQRPCGMLQAVRGRWGPTSRGVRLALPRNLSDFGAGGDSNPSLSYALPFLCVSLRGPEDTGRACGAQEPQIKVLEKKPPTLSLRACCPITPLGIPHNSPLREPPGVALSAWKATDWLLGSPHCIATVLRQRLAPPPQSCSGAKASAGSWLLLTHHILRYSPSEQRGRRLSIPPTPVYFLQQGDSSLPADPRMVPAPLT; this comes from the exons ATGGAAGGGGGCCAGGGCCCACCAGATCCAGAGGGCAGGGAATGCATCGGGGGAGCAATTCTAGCCAGATCCTGCCAGGAATCACCCCCAGCGATGAAGGACTTCACTGAAATCACGCTGTGCCCCGACAGGCTGGAGCAGAGTAAG ACGGAGTTTTGCAATCCCATCTTCGAGCCCGAGAGCGAGGGGGCTGGCtgcgcaccccccaccccacaccagaCAGAGGGGGAGAACGGGACCAGCGCTGGATCCCCCTGGGATGGCCTCG ctccccccgcaGGCCAGCCGCTctggagcagggggggcaggaaacACAGGCCCGACTGCACCTTCTCCTGGCTGTGCGTAGCGCTGATGACCGCCTTGCTTTTGCTGCTCCTCGCCTTGCTGCTGGGGATCATCATCTCCC agctgcagtccTCACGCCCGGCCGGCCCTTCCTCTGCGACTGCATCCGCCCACCACAACGACGCCGCCACCACGGCACctgctggcacagccgagcccaTGGCCACCGAGCCACCGAGAGAGCCACCCCCAACCACTACACCAGAGCCCT CCTGTGGGGGGACCCTGCAGGGCCCCGAGggctccctcagctcccccaggtACCCTGCCCCCTACCCACCCAACACCCTGTGCATCTGGCGCATCCAGGTGGAGGACGGGCTGGCCATCCAGCTGAAGATTGAGTCGCTCAGCCTGGAAGGCACGAGGTGGTGCCTCTTCGACCGGGTGGAGCTGTACGAGGAGCTGGGGGCGGCCAGCGGCTCCCCTTGGGGAGGGACATCCAG GTTTTGTGGGGACGTGGCGCCCCCGACAATCAACACCAACTCCAACCGGCTGCGCGTCACCTTCGTCTCGGACAACAGTGTGGGTGCCCTGGGCTTCACCGCCCACTACCGCGCCATCCTGCCCAGCGATA AGAGCTGTGCCTGGGACGAGTTTTTCTGCGACCAGGGGCTCTGCCTCCGCCTGGGCCTTGTCTGTGACGGCTTCCACGACTGCACAGACAAGAGCGACGAAGCCAACTGCAGCTCGAGACACAAAG AATGCGGTGGGTCATTGACCAGCTTGGAGGGGCAGttctccacccccagccacccccagccGTACCCACATCAGCAG CTCTGTCTCTGGCAGATCGCCGTGCCCGTGGGCCATGTGATCGATCTGCAATTCCACAACTTCAGCCTGGAGTCGCAGGAGGACTGCACCTTCGACTTTGTGGAGGTGCACGACAGTGCAGGCACGGACGCCCCCAGCCTCCTGGGCAG GTTCTGTGGCTCCCAACTGCCGCCCGTCCTGACCTCCTCACGACACGTCATGACCGTCCTGTTCATGGCAGATGAGGGCGTGGCGGAGGACGGGTTCTTTGCCACCTACCGTGCCCGGAACGCCACGGAAA AAACATGCAGCCCCTCGGAGTTCTCCTGCAGCAACGGGGAATGTCAGGCGCGGGAGTCGGTGTGTGATGGCTGGCACGACTGCCCGGATGGGAGCGATGAATTCAACTGCACGAGTGTCTCACCCCCCTCCTTTG agtcTTCCTGCCAGCAGATCCAAGTGGAGATGTGCTTGGGCCTCAGCTACAACACCACCTCCTTCCCCAACATCTGGCTGACCATCCCAGACCAGCAGGGAGCAGCCACCATGCTCCGAGACTACAAGGtgagcccagcacagggggcCGCGGGGGAGACTGCGCTGCCCAGCTCGGGATTTGTCAGCTGGGTGGGAAGGAAACCCAGTGGGAAGCGAGCAGGCTGGGTGGAGAATTGGCTTTGGGTGGAAGGAGGGGGCATAGGGTATATCCAGGGGAAATGCACCCATAAATGGGGAAGCCAGCCCCCAACATCGGTGCCCCAGGCCTTGTGGTGCTCactgcctccctctctccccgcagACCCTGATGGAGCTCTCCTGCTACCAGCACCTGCGCCTGCTGATCTGCAGCCTCTTCGTGCCCAAGTGCACGCCGGACGGGGGCGTCCTGCAGCCCTGCCGCGCCGTGTGCCTGACGGCGGAGCAGCGCTGCCAGCAGGCCCTCAGCCTCCTCAGCATCCTCTGGCCCATCAACTGCAACGTCCTCCCCGACTCCAACGACCCTGTGGAATGCTTCAAGCCGTGAGGGGGCGGTGGGGCCCGACAAGCAGAGGGGTGCGGCTGGCTCTCCCCCGCAACCTGTCTGACTTTGGGGCGGGTGGGGACTCGAATCCTTCTCTGAGCTATGCCCTCCCCTTCCTATGCGTTTCCCTTCGGGGACCTGAGGACACAGGGAGAGCCTGTGGGGCCCAGGAGCCCCAAATAAAGGTGCTGGAGAAGAAACCCCCCACCCTGAGTCTGAGAGCCTGCTGCCCTATAACTCCCCTTGGTATCCCCCATAACAGTCCCCTAAGGGAGCCACCAGGGGTGGCCCTAAGTGCCTGGAAGGCGACTGACTGGCTGTTGGGGTCCCCACACTGCATAGCCACAGTACTTCGGCAACGCCTGGCCCCACCTCCCCAGTCCTGCAGTGGGGCTAAAGCGTCAGCCGGCTCGTGGCTTCTTCTCACCCACCACATCCTCCGATACAGCCCGTCCGAGCAGAGGGGGAGGCGACTctctattccccccaccccagtctacTTCCTGCAGCAAGGTGACAGCTCCCTCCCAGCTGACCCAAGAATGGTACCTGCACCTCTGACATAA
- the MFRP gene encoding membrane frizzled-related protein isoform X3 — MEGGQGPPDPEGRECIGGAILARSCQESPPAMKDFTEITLCPDRLEQSKTEFCNPIFEPESEGAGCAPPTPHQTEGENGTSAGSPWDGLAPPAGQPLWSRGGRKHRPDCTFSWLCVALMTALLLLLLALLLGIIISQLQSSRPAGPSSATASAHHNDAATTAPAGTAEPMATEPPREPPPTTTPEPSCGGTLQGPEGSLSSPRYPAPYPPNTLCIWRIQVEDGLAIQLKIESLSLEGTRWCLFDRVELYEELGAASGSPWGGTSRFCGDVAPPTINTNSNRLRVTFVSDNSVGALGFTAHYRAILPSDKSCAWDEFFCDQGLCLRLGLVCDGFHDCTDKSDEANCSSRHKECGGSLTSLEGQFSTPSHPQPYPHQQLCLWQIAVPVGHVIDLQFHNFSLESQEDCTFDFVEVHDSAGTDAPSLLGRFCGSQLPPVLTSSRHVMTVLFMADEGVAEDGFFATYRARNATEKTCSPSEFSCSNGECQARESVCDGWHDCPDGSDEFNCTSVSPPSFESSCQQIQVEMCLGLSYNTTSFPNIWLTIPDQQGAATMLRDYKTLMELSCYQHLRLLICSLFVPKCTPDGGVLQPCRAVCLTAEQRCQQALSLLSILWPINCNVLPDSNDPVECFKP, encoded by the exons ATGGAAGGGGGCCAGGGCCCACCAGATCCAGAGGGCAGGGAATGCATCGGGGGAGCAATTCTAGCCAGATCCTGCCAGGAATCACCCCCAGCGATGAAGGACTTCACTGAAATCACGCTGTGCCCCGACAGGCTGGAGCAGAGTAAG ACGGAGTTTTGCAATCCCATCTTCGAGCCCGAGAGCGAGGGGGCTGGCtgcgcaccccccaccccacaccagaCAGAGGGGGAGAACGGGACCAGCGCTGGATCCCCCTGGGATGGCCTCG ctccccccgcaGGCCAGCCGCTctggagcagggggggcaggaaacACAGGCCCGACTGCACCTTCTCCTGGCTGTGCGTAGCGCTGATGACCGCCTTGCTTTTGCTGCTCCTCGCCTTGCTGCTGGGGATCATCATCTCCC agctgcagtccTCACGCCCGGCCGGCCCTTCCTCTGCGACTGCATCCGCCCACCACAACGACGCCGCCACCACGGCACctgctggcacagccgagcccaTGGCCACCGAGCCACCGAGAGAGCCACCCCCAACCACTACACCAGAGCCCT CCTGTGGGGGGACCCTGCAGGGCCCCGAGggctccctcagctcccccaggtACCCTGCCCCCTACCCACCCAACACCCTGTGCATCTGGCGCATCCAGGTGGAGGACGGGCTGGCCATCCAGCTGAAGATTGAGTCGCTCAGCCTGGAAGGCACGAGGTGGTGCCTCTTCGACCGGGTGGAGCTGTACGAGGAGCTGGGGGCGGCCAGCGGCTCCCCTTGGGGAGGGACATCCAG GTTTTGTGGGGACGTGGCGCCCCCGACAATCAACACCAACTCCAACCGGCTGCGCGTCACCTTCGTCTCGGACAACAGTGTGGGTGCCCTGGGCTTCACCGCCCACTACCGCGCCATCCTGCCCAGCGATA AGAGCTGTGCCTGGGACGAGTTTTTCTGCGACCAGGGGCTCTGCCTCCGCCTGGGCCTTGTCTGTGACGGCTTCCACGACTGCACAGACAAGAGCGACGAAGCCAACTGCAGCTCGAGACACAAAG AATGCGGTGGGTCATTGACCAGCTTGGAGGGGCAGttctccacccccagccacccccagccGTACCCACATCAGCAG CTCTGTCTCTGGCAGATCGCCGTGCCCGTGGGCCATGTGATCGATCTGCAATTCCACAACTTCAGCCTGGAGTCGCAGGAGGACTGCACCTTCGACTTTGTGGAGGTGCACGACAGTGCAGGCACGGACGCCCCCAGCCTCCTGGGCAG GTTCTGTGGCTCCCAACTGCCGCCCGTCCTGACCTCCTCACGACACGTCATGACCGTCCTGTTCATGGCAGATGAGGGCGTGGCGGAGGACGGGTTCTTTGCCACCTACCGTGCCCGGAACGCCACGGAAA AAACATGCAGCCCCTCGGAGTTCTCCTGCAGCAACGGGGAATGTCAGGCGCGGGAGTCGGTGTGTGATGGCTGGCACGACTGCCCGGATGGGAGCGATGAATTCAACTGCACGAGTGTCTCACCCCCCTCCTTTG agtcTTCCTGCCAGCAGATCCAAGTGGAGATGTGCTTGGGCCTCAGCTACAACACCACCTCCTTCCCCAACATCTGGCTGACCATCCCAGACCAGCAGGGAGCAGCCACCATGCTCCGAGACTACAAG ACCCTGATGGAGCTCTCCTGCTACCAGCACCTGCGCCTGCTGATCTGCAGCCTCTTCGTGCCCAAGTGCACGCCGGACGGGGGCGTCCTGCAGCCCTGCCGCGCCGTGTGCCTGACGGCGGAGCAGCGCTGCCAGCAGGCCCTCAGCCTCCTCAGCATCCTCTGGCCCATCAACTGCAACGTCCTCCCCGACTCCAACGACCCTGTGGAATGCTTCAAGCCGTGA
- the MFRP gene encoding membrane frizzled-related protein isoform X2, which produces MTALLLLLLALLLGIIISQLQSSRPAGPSSATASAHHNDAATTAPAGTAEPMATEPPREPPPTTTPEPSCGGTLQGPEGSLSSPRYPAPYPPNTLCIWRIQVEDGLAIQLKIESLSLEGTRWCLFDRVELYEELGAASGSPWGGTSRFCGDVAPPTINTNSNRLRVTFVSDNSVGALGFTAHYRAILPSDKSCAWDEFFCDQGLCLRLGLVCDGFHDCTDKSDEANCSSRHKECGGSLTSLEGQFSTPSHPQPYPHQQLCLWQIAVPVGHVIDLQFHNFSLESQEDCTFDFVEVHDSAGTDAPSLLGRFCGSQLPPVLTSSRHVMTVLFMADEGVAEDGFFATYRARNATEKTCSPSEFSCSNGECQARESVCDGWHDCPDGSDEFNCTSVSPPSFESSCQQIQVEMCLGLSYNTTSFPNIWLTIPDQQGAATMLRDYKVSPAQGAAGETALPSSGFVSWVGRKPSGKRAGWVENWLWVEGGGIGYIQGKCTHKWGSQPPTSVPQALWCSLPPSLPADPDGALLLPAPAPADLQPLRAQVHAGRGRPAALPRRVPDGGAALPAGPQPPQHPLAHQLQRPPRLQRPCGMLQAVRGRWGPTSRGVRLALPRNLSDFGAGGDSNPSLSYALPFLCVSLRGPEDTGRACGAQEPQIKVLEKKPPTLSLRACCPITPLGIPHNSPLREPPGVALSAWKATDWLLGSPHCIATVLRQRLAPPPQSCSGAKASAGSWLLLTHHILRYSPSEQRGRRLSIPPTPVYFLQQGDSSLPADPRMVPAPLT; this is translated from the exons ATGACCGCCTTGCTTTTGCTGCTCCTCGCCTTGCTGCTGGGGATCATCATCTCCC agctgcagtccTCACGCCCGGCCGGCCCTTCCTCTGCGACTGCATCCGCCCACCACAACGACGCCGCCACCACGGCACctgctggcacagccgagcccaTGGCCACCGAGCCACCGAGAGAGCCACCCCCAACCACTACACCAGAGCCCT CCTGTGGGGGGACCCTGCAGGGCCCCGAGggctccctcagctcccccaggtACCCTGCCCCCTACCCACCCAACACCCTGTGCATCTGGCGCATCCAGGTGGAGGACGGGCTGGCCATCCAGCTGAAGATTGAGTCGCTCAGCCTGGAAGGCACGAGGTGGTGCCTCTTCGACCGGGTGGAGCTGTACGAGGAGCTGGGGGCGGCCAGCGGCTCCCCTTGGGGAGGGACATCCAG GTTTTGTGGGGACGTGGCGCCCCCGACAATCAACACCAACTCCAACCGGCTGCGCGTCACCTTCGTCTCGGACAACAGTGTGGGTGCCCTGGGCTTCACCGCCCACTACCGCGCCATCCTGCCCAGCGATA AGAGCTGTGCCTGGGACGAGTTTTTCTGCGACCAGGGGCTCTGCCTCCGCCTGGGCCTTGTCTGTGACGGCTTCCACGACTGCACAGACAAGAGCGACGAAGCCAACTGCAGCTCGAGACACAAAG AATGCGGTGGGTCATTGACCAGCTTGGAGGGGCAGttctccacccccagccacccccagccGTACCCACATCAGCAG CTCTGTCTCTGGCAGATCGCCGTGCCCGTGGGCCATGTGATCGATCTGCAATTCCACAACTTCAGCCTGGAGTCGCAGGAGGACTGCACCTTCGACTTTGTGGAGGTGCACGACAGTGCAGGCACGGACGCCCCCAGCCTCCTGGGCAG GTTCTGTGGCTCCCAACTGCCGCCCGTCCTGACCTCCTCACGACACGTCATGACCGTCCTGTTCATGGCAGATGAGGGCGTGGCGGAGGACGGGTTCTTTGCCACCTACCGTGCCCGGAACGCCACGGAAA AAACATGCAGCCCCTCGGAGTTCTCCTGCAGCAACGGGGAATGTCAGGCGCGGGAGTCGGTGTGTGATGGCTGGCACGACTGCCCGGATGGGAGCGATGAATTCAACTGCACGAGTGTCTCACCCCCCTCCTTTG agtcTTCCTGCCAGCAGATCCAAGTGGAGATGTGCTTGGGCCTCAGCTACAACACCACCTCCTTCCCCAACATCTGGCTGACCATCCCAGACCAGCAGGGAGCAGCCACCATGCTCCGAGACTACAAGGtgagcccagcacagggggcCGCGGGGGAGACTGCGCTGCCCAGCTCGGGATTTGTCAGCTGGGTGGGAAGGAAACCCAGTGGGAAGCGAGCAGGCTGGGTGGAGAATTGGCTTTGGGTGGAAGGAGGGGGCATAGGGTATATCCAGGGGAAATGCACCCATAAATGGGGAAGCCAGCCCCCAACATCGGTGCCCCAGGCCTTGTGGTGCTCactgcctccctctctccccgcagACCCTGATGGAGCTCTCCTGCTACCAGCACCTGCGCCTGCTGATCTGCAGCCTCTTCGTGCCCAAGTGCACGCCGGACGGGGGCGTCCTGCAGCCCTGCCGCGCCGTGTGCCTGACGGCGGAGCAGCGCTGCCAGCAGGCCCTCAGCCTCCTCAGCATCCTCTGGCCCATCAACTGCAACGTCCTCCCCGACTCCAACGACCCTGTGGAATGCTTCAAGCCGTGAGGGGGCGGTGGGGCCCGACAAGCAGAGGGGTGCGGCTGGCTCTCCCCCGCAACCTGTCTGACTTTGGGGCGGGTGGGGACTCGAATCCTTCTCTGAGCTATGCCCTCCCCTTCCTATGCGTTTCCCTTCGGGGACCTGAGGACACAGGGAGAGCCTGTGGGGCCCAGGAGCCCCAAATAAAGGTGCTGGAGAAGAAACCCCCCACCCTGAGTCTGAGAGCCTGCTGCCCTATAACTCCCCTTGGTATCCCCCATAACAGTCCCCTAAGGGAGCCACCAGGGGTGGCCCTAAGTGCCTGGAAGGCGACTGACTGGCTGTTGGGGTCCCCACACTGCATAGCCACAGTACTTCGGCAACGCCTGGCCCCACCTCCCCAGTCCTGCAGTGGGGCTAAAGCGTCAGCCGGCTCGTGGCTTCTTCTCACCCACCACATCCTCCGATACAGCCCGTCCGAGCAGAGGGGGAGGCGACTctctattccccccaccccagtctacTTCCTGCAGCAAGGTGACAGCTCCCTCCCAGCTGACCCAAGAATGGTACCTGCACCTCTGACATAA